AGAAGGAGCAACGCAACTCCTGCAGCTTGTCTTTGTTCGTCTTGTCCATGCTTCGGTATCCCGTAAGTATTACTCTTCCATCACTTCACGGCGTGAAGTGAGGATGCGGTCGATAAGGCCAAATTCCTTGGCGTTCTCTGGTCCCATGAAATAATCACGTTCGGTGTTCTCGGCAATCTTTTCGATGGGCTGACCTGTATGTTTTGCAAGAATGCCATTGAGCGAATCCTTCATACGCAGGATTTCGCGGGCATGAATCTCGATATCCGTAGCCTGACCCTGATATCCGCCAAGAGGCTGATGGATCATGATGCGGCTGTTGGGAAGCGCGTAGCGCATACCCTTTTCACCGGCGGCAAGCAGCAGTGCGCCCATGCTGGCGGCCTGCCCCATGCACAACGTGGCAACAGGGGAAGAAATGTACTGCATGGTGTCATAAATGGCCATGCCCGCAGTAACGGCACCACCGGGAGAATTGATGTAGAGGTAGATTTCCTTCTCGGGATTCTCCGACTCAAGGAAAAGAAGCTGCGCGCATATGAGCGAAGCCACATAATCGTCGATGGGGGTGCCCAGCAGAATGATACGGTCCTTAAGCAGACGGGAATAGATATCATAGGCGCGCTCGGAGCGGCCTGTAGATTCAATGACAATTGGCACTGCCATTTCAGACTCCTGATAGGGATGCGATACGTTGAGAAGAAGATGAAGGCAGAATAGACCTGAAGCGGCTTTCAAGCCGGTTCGTGTCGCGCCGCAACGTTTTTCGGCGCCTGCGTTCTACAACATGTTGCAAAGTAGCAGATTATGCAAGCACTCCTCAAGATACATACGGCATGAAAACGTGATTATTTAGGGTATAAAGAAAAAAACAGGGGAAGCGAAGCCGCTTCCCCTGCATAAAAGGCATTTTCAGCCGTTTTTTGACCCTTAGGCTTCGGTCTTGAGTTCTTTGGGCTCAACTTCGGTAATGTTAGCCTTCTCGAAGATGGCTTCCATGGCCTTGTCGGCCAGCATGCGGTCACGCAGACCGAAGAGCAGGTTGTTCTGTGCGTAGTAATCCTTCACGGCACGGAAGTCCTGACCGCTCTTCATGGCCATCTGCTGGAGCTGCATATCCACTTCCTGCTCGCTTACTTCCACGCCTTCCTTGCGGGCGGCGGTCACGAGGAAGATCTGGGTCTTTGCAATACGCTCAGCTTCGGGGCGCATGTCGGCACGCAGTTCGTCGGGAGTCTTGCCGAGAGATTCGATAGACTTGCCCTGACGTTCAACCTTGATCTTCTGGTCCTGCAGCAGGTTCTCCAGGTACATTTCGACCATGGATTCGGGCAGGGGGAAGTCGACGGTCTTCAGCAGACCTTCCAGCATGGTGGTCTGAGCCTGGGAACGGCACAGCTGACCACGGCTCTGTTTGTAGGACTGCACAACGGCTTCGCGCATCTTTTCGACGGATTCGAAACCACCGGCCTTGCGGGCCATTTCGTCATCCAGTTCAGGCAGCTTGCGTTCCTGAATGGAATGCACGGTCACCTTCATGGTAACGGTCTTGCCGGCAAATTCGGGATTGATAAAATCGGCGGGGAAGGTCACGTCGCCTTCCTTGCTTTCGCCGGGAGCAACGGTCTTCACGAGATTTTCAAAATCTTCGAGAGCCTGCTTGTCGCCGAGGGACATCTGGAAGTTCTCGGCTGCGATGCCTTCGATGGCCTCGCCGTTTTCATAGGCGGCGAAGTCGAGAACGGCAATTTCGCCGTCCTTTGCAGGACGATTCTCAGCAAGGGGAACGATTTCGGCCATGTTGCCACGGATACGGTTGAGCACTTCGTCAACTTCGTCGTCCTTGACCACAACCTTTTCCATTTCCACGTCCATGCCTTCGTAGTTGGGCAGCTCGAATTCGGGCAGCACTTCAAAGGACAGGGAGTACTTGAACTCTTCGTCGCGAACCAGCTCGCCGCCGTCGAAATCGATACGGGAAACAGGGCTTGCGTTCAGTTCACCAATGATTTCATTGATGTGAACATTCACGAGGTCCTGAGTAGCCTCGGAATATACTTCCTTCTTGAAACGCCCTTCAATCACGCTGGACGGCACTTTGCCCTTGCGGAAACCCTTCAGGTCCACGCTGGTGCGGTACATGG
This region of Desulfovibrio subterraneus genomic DNA includes:
- the tig gene encoding trigger factor — encoded protein: MEYTVEDLSPVKKKVSVTVPVDEVNASLSATIAMYRTSVDLKGFRKGKVPSSVIEGRFKKEVYSEATQDLVNVHINEIIGELNASPVSRIDFDGGELVRDEEFKYSLSFEVLPEFELPNYEGMDVEMEKVVVKDDEVDEVLNRIRGNMAEIVPLAENRPAKDGEIAVLDFAAYENGEAIEGIAAENFQMSLGDKQALEDFENLVKTVAPGESKEGDVTFPADFINPEFAGKTVTMKVTVHSIQERKLPELDDEMARKAGGFESVEKMREAVVQSYKQSRGQLCRSQAQTTMLEGLLKTVDFPLPESMVEMYLENLLQDQKIKVERQGKSIESLGKTPDELRADMRPEAERIAKTQIFLVTAARKEGVEVSEQEVDMQLQQMAMKSGQDFRAVKDYYAQNNLLFGLRDRMLADKAMEAIFEKANITEVEPKELKTEA